A region of Meleagris gallopavo isolate NT-WF06-2002-E0010 breed Aviagen turkey brand Nicholas breeding stock chromosome 29, Turkey_5.1, whole genome shotgun sequence DNA encodes the following proteins:
- the LOC100549646 gene encoding protein AF-17-like, protein MRPAAHQQPPGFVLLGSCLSDTFPPLTGIYTSNKDPISHGGGVLRAVCSTPLSSSLLAHQGTASIPPLNRSPFASTIPTSSSSSVSTTQVFSLAGSTFSLPSSHIFGSPLTSGLSINPLLNQSESSRAEPDLEDCSFGCRGTSPQESLSSMSPISSLPTLFDQTVSCSSSGQLENVPQATPNIEQLLEKQGNGEAGVNIVEMLKALHSLQKENQRLQEQIMTLTAKKERLQLLNVQLSVPFPVVTSSNGPGSQTHYILPSNVCNNDSLSISKSPPCKNSFGIENSLSTSSEDPHSGCPSRSSSSLSFHSTPPPLPMLQQSPASLPLPGVQQVNGLARVAGSGLGGGTTASHSLSTVPMVDGLMGTVAGGQQMPINGILGNLNGAQAAQPPSALTQASGPPTLQLSTSLSSMPSLSPLTEQQRHVLHQHEQQLQQLQQLLTSQPLNPEQQALVFQMMQQIQQKRELQRLQMTSSSQLSMSSLLAATSTPLLHSSTSAPMTSAPQQPPNSSSLMASLSPQQLNPSNALLAPPQATPPLSAPGSSLMASGTGIPPVLTAQTNPFLNLQADGNTPKGTNMNEKGAPLTQDKG, encoded by the exons ATGCGCCCTGCAGCACACCAGCAGCCCCcaggctttgtgctgctgggatCGTGCCTCTCTGACACATTTCCTCCCCTCACAGGGATCTACACCAGTAACAAGGACCCTATTTCCCACGGGGGTGGAGTGCTCCGGGCTGTTTGCAGCACACCCCTCTCCTCCAGCCTTCTGGCACACCAGGGCACCGCCTCCATCCCGCCGCTCAACCGCTCTCCTTTTGCAAGCACCatccccacctcctcctcctcctccgtcTCCACCACGCAG GTGTTCTCTCTGGCAGGTTCCACGTTCAGCCTCCCCTCCTCACATATTTTTGGAAGCCCCCTCACATCTGGGCTGTCCATCAACCCGCTCTTAAATCAGTCGGAAAGCAGCCGGGCAG AGCCCGACCTGGAGGACTGCAGTTTCGGCTGCCGAGGGACTTCGCCCCAGGAGAGTCTCTCTTCCAT GTCCCCCATCAGCAGCCTGCCGACCCTCTTTGACCAGACGgtgtcctgcagcagcagcggGCAGCTGGAAAATGTCCCCCAGGCCACCCCCAACATCgagcagctgctggagaagcagGGCAATGGGGAAGCTGGCGTTAACA TTGTAGAGATGCTCAAAGCTCTGCACTCGCTGCAGAAGGAGAACCAGCGGCTCCAGGAGCAGATCATGACGCTGACAGCCAAGAAGGAACGTTTGCAGCTCCTCAACGTCCAGCTCTCTGTCCCTTTCCCAGTGGTGACCAGCAGCAACGGGCCTGGCAGCCAAACCCACTACATCCTGCCCAGCAACG TGTGCAACAACGATTCCCTGAGCATCAGCAAGAGCCCCCCGTGCAAGAACAGCTTTGGGATCGAGAACTCGCTCTCCACTTCCTCTGAG GACCCTCATTCAGGTTgccccagcaggagcagctcttcCCTGTCCTTCCACAGCACTCCTCCACCCCTGCCCATGCTGCAGCAGAGTCCTGCCTCGCTACCCCTTCCCGGGGTGCAGCAGGTGAATGGCCTGGCCAGGGTGGCAGGCAGCGGGCTGGGGGGTGGCACCACTGCCAGCCACAGCCTCTCCACGGTGCCCATGGTGGACGGCCTGATGGGGACCGTGGCAGGAGGTCAGCAGATGCCCATCAACGGGATCCTGGGGAATCTGAACGGAGCTCAGGCCGCCCAGCCTCCAAGCGCGCTGACGCAGGCGAGCGGCCCTCCGACCTTGCAGCTCTCCACCAGCCTGAGCAG CATGCCGAGCCTGAGTCCCCTGACAGAGCAGCAGCGGCACGTCTTGCACCAACAcgagcagcagctccagcagctccagcagctcctgacTTCTCAACCGCTTAATCCG GAGCAGCAGGCCCTGGTGTTCCAGATGATGCAGCAAATCCAGCAGAAGAGGGAGCTGCAGCGGCTGCAGATGACGAGCTCATCCCAGCTATCCATGAGCAGCCTCCTGGCAGCCACCTCCACCCCCCTCCTGCACTCCAGCACCAGCGCCCCGATGACCTCGgccccccagcagccccccaacagcagctccctcatggcctccctctccccccagcaGCTCAACCCTAGCAATGCCCTCCTGGCTCCACCACAGGCCACCCCACCGCTCAGCGCTCCTGGGAGCAGCCTCATGGCTTCGGGGACAGGCATCCCTCCCGTCCTCACAGCACAGACTAACCCGTTTCTCAACCTGCAGGCTGATGGCAACACCCCAAAAGGAACG aacatgAATGAAAAGGGAGCTCCTCTTACCCAAGACAAGGGCTAA